The following proteins are encoded in a genomic region of Spirosoma sp. SC4-14:
- a CDS encoding HTTM domain-containing protein produces the protein MKGRKNESLGGGSMSDKAMKDQSWLHLFSVRFGTRSPSVSVVFRSFTRSLAHSFTSIAPLATFRMLFGAMMVFSTARFMALGWVADHYIEPKLHFHYYGFEWLEPLPAIAMYTVHVLMLLGALGIMLGAFYRLSALMFFLTFTYCELLDSTYYLNHYYFVSVVSFLLIWLPANRAASVDVWRRAIPSVRYVPAWTINIIKLQLALVYIYAGLAKIRYDWLINALPLKIWLPANDALPIIGPLFALPWMPYVFSWAGMLYDTFIVFFLLWPRSRPWAYATVVVFHLLTGLLFQIGVFPLVMIAATPIFFSVDWHERLLRWGKQGRGLGQGVWRSLAPKGIVQTLLLVFVCFQLVFPWRYLLYPGNLFWTEEGYRFGWRVMLMEKAGTATFFVRDSRTGHEGVVDNREFLNDHQEKQMAMQPDLIIQFAHYLANYYQKHGVYKPQVRAEVYVTLNARPSQLLIDPAIDLTQIQDSWAHKSWILSNEHN, from the coding sequence AGTATGAGTGACAAGGCTATGAAGGACCAGTCCTGGTTGCATTTGTTCTCCGTCCGTTTCGGCACTCGTTCTCCGTCCGTTTCGGTAGTTTTTCGCTCGTTCACTCGCTCACTCGCTCACTCGTTTACTTCCATCGCTCCGCTGGCTACCTTTCGAATGCTGTTTGGAGCCATGATGGTGTTCAGCACGGCGCGTTTTATGGCCTTAGGCTGGGTAGCTGATCATTACATTGAGCCTAAACTCCATTTTCATTATTACGGCTTCGAGTGGCTTGAGCCGCTACCGGCTATAGCTATGTATACCGTGCATGTGCTCATGCTGTTAGGTGCTCTGGGAATCATGCTTGGGGCTTTTTATCGGCTATCGGCACTGATGTTTTTTCTGACATTTACCTACTGCGAGCTGCTCGATAGTACGTACTACCTCAATCACTATTACTTTGTAAGCGTTGTTAGTTTTCTACTGATCTGGTTGCCAGCCAATCGGGCTGCGTCGGTCGATGTTTGGCGCAGAGCCATACCGTCGGTGCGTTATGTTCCGGCCTGGACAATCAACATCATCAAACTGCAATTAGCACTAGTGTATATCTATGCCGGGCTGGCCAAAATTCGCTACGACTGGCTGATCAACGCACTACCCTTAAAAATCTGGTTGCCCGCCAATGATGCTCTTCCCATTATTGGGCCGCTATTCGCCCTTCCCTGGATGCCGTATGTGTTTAGCTGGGCCGGTATGTTATACGACACATTTATTGTGTTTTTCCTGCTCTGGCCGCGCTCGCGTCCGTGGGCCTATGCAACGGTGGTCGTCTTTCACCTACTAACGGGTCTTTTGTTTCAGATTGGTGTGTTTCCTCTGGTCATGATTGCTGCTACTCCCATTTTCTTCTCGGTAGACTGGCATGAGCGACTACTGCGCTGGGGGAAGCAGGGAAGAGGTTTGGGGCAGGGGGTATGGAGGAGTTTGGCGCCTAAGGGTATTGTTCAGACGTTGCTACTTGTTTTCGTCTGCTTTCAGCTTGTTTTTCCCTGGCGTTATCTACTCTATCCCGGCAATCTGTTCTGGACAGAAGAAGGCTACCGATTTGGCTGGCGCGTTATGTTGATGGAGAAGGCGGGAACCGCTACGTTTTTTGTGCGCGATAGCCGTACGGGCCACGAAGGCGTGGTGGATAATCGTGAATTTTTGAACGATCATCAGGAAAAACAAATGGCCATGCAACCCGATCTGATTATTCAGTTTGCGCATTATCTGGCCAATTATTATCAAAAACATGGGGTGTACAAACCGCAGGTCCGCGCTGAGGTCTATGTCACCCTGAATGCACGCCCGAGTCAGTTACTGATTGACCCTGCCATTGATCTCACGCAGATTCAGGACAGTTGGGCACACAAATCCTGGATTTTATCGA